One Megasphaera elsdenii DSM 20460 genomic window carries:
- a CDS encoding KH domain-containing protein, which translates to MEELIACIARSLVKNPDAVTVTKIQKKGLEVYQLHVAPEDMGKVIGKQGKIAKALRLVVKAAAVKANKKVSVDIV; encoded by the coding sequence ATGGAAGAATTGATTGCATGTATCGCCCGGTCCCTCGTCAAGAACCCGGATGCGGTTACAGTTACCAAGATTCAAAAAAAAGGCCTCGAAGTCTATCAGCTTCATGTCGCACCCGAAGATATGGGTAAAGTCATTGGCAAACAGGGTAAAATTGCGAAAGCATTGCGCCTTGTTGTCAAGGCTGCGGCAGTGAAGGCTAACAAGAAAGTATCAGTGGATATCGTATAG
- a CDS encoding YlqD family protein, with translation MDQITLRVPVAVKAKVTQALKDRILKGADQALSDIDREMQNLEFQAKRMMTEQAKIDAQGLISLRAKVEEQKQRLAAAKAKAQHDREEAEQLTIGSEIRQGTLEQTVVVKVGDDLEKLMGTEILLEDGKIVSIRQ, from the coding sequence ATGGATCAGATTACATTGCGCGTTCCTGTCGCTGTCAAAGCAAAGGTGACGCAGGCCCTCAAGGATCGTATCCTCAAAGGTGCTGACCAGGCCCTGAGTGACATCGATCGGGAAATGCAGAACCTGGAATTCCAGGCTAAACGCATGATGACCGAACAGGCTAAAATCGATGCCCAGGGGTTGATTTCCTTGCGTGCTAAAGTAGAAGAACAGAAACAGCGTCTCGCTGCAGCAAAAGCAAAGGCACAGCACGACAGAGAAGAAGCTGAACAGTTGACAATCGGTTCCGAAATCAGACAAGGCACGCTCGAACAGACTGTCGTTGTCAAGGTCGGCGATGATTTAGAAAAATTGATGGGAACAGAAATCTTGCTTGAAGACGGCAAGATTGTTTCTATCCGCCAATAG
- the rimM gene encoding ribosome maturation factor RimM (Essential for efficient processing of 16S rRNA) — protein MAELDLFTIGQIVAPHGVRGDVRIYPDTDFPKRFLKMKYGYINGKKYEVESARLHKRVVLMKFVGVDDRNAAELLVKKDLQVPREDLVPLKKGQHYIYDILGSAVYDLQGHELGKLTDVLRTGSNDVYVVTADDGKETLLAAIPDVIKSIDEGEKKIVVDPPEWVDE, from the coding sequence ATGGCTGAATTAGATCTTTTCACAATCGGTCAAATCGTTGCCCCGCACGGCGTGCGGGGTGATGTTCGTATTTATCCCGATACGGATTTTCCGAAACGATTCCTGAAAATGAAATACGGCTACATCAACGGCAAAAAATATGAAGTAGAATCTGCACGTCTTCATAAGCGGGTCGTCCTCATGAAATTTGTCGGCGTCGATGATCGCAACGCAGCGGAACTCTTGGTCAAGAAAGACCTGCAGGTCCCGCGCGAAGATTTAGTACCCCTGAAAAAAGGCCAGCACTATATTTACGACATCCTCGGCTCGGCCGTATATGACCTTCAGGGCCATGAACTGGGAAAACTTACAGACGTACTGCGCACGGGCAGCAACGACGTCTACGTCGTCACTGCCGATGACGGCAAGGAAACACTCCTGGCCGCCATTCCCGATGTCATCAAGTCCATTGATGAAGGCGAAAAGAAAATCGTCGTCGATCCGCCGGAGTGGGTGGACGAATGA
- the trmD gene encoding tRNA (guanosine(37)-N1)-methyltransferase TrmD: protein MRIDIISLFPEFIEAFFQHSIIGRARAAGLLDLDVTNPRNFTYDRHHMVDDTIYGGGCGMLMKTAPLYAAVEAVRRQVPRRRIIFMGPAGQTFDQAKARELATYDQLILLCGHYEGVDYRVEQDLADETISVGDYVLTGGELPAMTVTDAVARMIPGVLGAAAGAADDSFYSSLLEYPQYTKPAVFRGMAVPEVLRNGDHAKIDAWRREASLARTLELRPDLLQHCDLSPADQKILAKLKGAKKG, encoded by the coding sequence ATGAGAATCGACATTATCTCACTCTTTCCGGAGTTCATCGAAGCTTTTTTTCAGCACAGCATCATCGGGCGGGCCCGGGCAGCCGGTCTGTTGGATCTGGATGTGACCAATCCACGTAATTTCACGTATGACCGCCATCACATGGTCGATGATACCATCTATGGCGGCGGCTGTGGGATGCTCATGAAAACAGCGCCCCTCTATGCCGCTGTCGAAGCTGTGCGGCGCCAGGTGCCGCGGCGGCGCATCATCTTCATGGGGCCCGCAGGGCAGACCTTTGACCAGGCCAAAGCACGCGAGCTGGCGACATACGACCAGCTTATTTTATTATGCGGCCATTATGAAGGCGTCGATTACCGCGTCGAACAGGATCTGGCCGACGAAACCATTTCCGTCGGCGATTACGTCCTTACTGGCGGTGAACTGCCGGCTATGACCGTTACCGATGCCGTGGCCCGCATGATTCCCGGAGTCCTCGGCGCAGCTGCCGGGGCCGCTGACGATTCTTTCTATTCGTCGCTCCTGGAATATCCGCAGTACACTAAGCCTGCCGTCTTTCGCGGCATGGCCGTACCGGAAGTCCTGCGAAACGGCGATCACGCCAAAATCGATGCCTGGCGCCGGGAGGCGTCGCTAGCGCGGACCTTGGAATTACGGCCAGATCTTTTGCAGCACTGCGATTTATCGCCAGCTGACCAAAAGATACTGGCAAAACTGAAAGGGGCGAAAAAAGGATGA
- a CDS encoding RNA methyltransferase yields the protein MTSPLYVGLVHYPIYDKNFNVIATAITNYDLHDISRSAKTYGVKKYFIIHHIPGQLDMVHKIMDFWESPVGRNYNGYRTQAFDIVDIRPSIEAAVEAVTTAEGKKPYVVTTDARTYANTISYKDLRHKREEDDTPILLLFGTGYGMTKETMEKFDFILEPIYGAGEYNHLSVRSAAAIILDRLAGEDWWK from the coding sequence ATGACTTCCCCTTTGTATGTAGGATTGGTTCATTATCCCATATATGATAAGAACTTTAACGTCATTGCCACGGCTATTACGAACTACGATTTGCACGACATTTCGCGGTCAGCCAAGACGTATGGCGTCAAGAAATATTTCATCATCCACCATATTCCGGGGCAGCTCGATATGGTGCATAAAATCATGGATTTTTGGGAAAGCCCGGTTGGTCGTAATTATAACGGCTACCGCACACAGGCTTTCGATATCGTAGACATCCGCCCGTCCATCGAAGCGGCTGTCGAAGCAGTTACCACCGCAGAAGGGAAGAAACCTTACGTCGTCACGACGGATGCGCGGACCTATGCCAATACCATTTCCTACAAGGATTTGCGGCACAAGCGGGAAGAAGACGATACGCCGATCCTCCTGCTCTTTGGCACGGGCTATGGCATGACCAAAGAAACGATGGAAAAATTTGATTTCATCCTGGAACCGATTTACGGCGCCGGGGAATATAATCACTTATCTGTCCGTTCGGCAGCAGCTATCATCTTAGATCGCCTGGCCGGCGAAGATTGGTGGAAATAA
- a CDS encoding YebC/PmpR family DNA-binding transcriptional regulator, producing the protein MSGHSKWANIKRKKGKNDAIRGKITTKIGREITIAVRMGGPDPVGNMRLKLALQKAKENNIPKDNIKRAIQKGAGATEGQNYEEIVYEGYGPAGVAVTVNVLTDNRNRAAAAVRHEFSKSGGNLGATGCVSWMFHNTGIFVVNRDQADEDQIMEVALDAGADDVKVSDEDYEIITTPEAFDAVEKALADNNIETEHASITMVPENTIKLTGEDAEKMERFVDALDELDDVQDVYHNAELPEEEE; encoded by the coding sequence ATGTCTGGACATTCTAAATGGGCGAATATTAAACGTAAAAAAGGGAAAAACGACGCAATCCGCGGCAAAATCACGACCAAGATCGGCCGTGAAATCACGATTGCTGTCCGCATGGGCGGCCCGGACCCGGTCGGCAACATGCGTCTGAAACTGGCCCTTCAGAAAGCTAAGGAAAACAATATCCCGAAAGATAACATCAAACGGGCTATCCAGAAAGGTGCTGGCGCTACGGAAGGACAGAACTATGAAGAAATCGTATACGAAGGCTATGGCCCGGCAGGCGTTGCCGTTACGGTCAACGTCCTCACGGATAACCGCAACCGCGCAGCCGCTGCTGTCCGTCACGAATTTTCCAAATCCGGCGGCAACCTCGGTGCTACGGGCTGTGTCAGCTGGATGTTCCACAACACGGGCATCTTCGTCGTCAACCGCGACCAGGCTGATGAAGACCAAATCATGGAAGTCGCTCTCGACGCCGGTGCCGATGACGTAAAAGTCTCCGATGAAGACTACGAAATCATCACGACGCCGGAAGCTTTCGATGCTGTCGAAAAAGCTTTGGCTGACAACAACATCGAAACGGAACACGCATCGATCACCATGGTTCCGGAAAACACGATTAAACTCACCGGTGAAGACGCTGAAAAAATGGAACGCTTCGTAGACGCTCTCGACGAACTCGACGACGTCCAGGACGTATACCACAACGCAGAACTTCCGGAAGAGGAAGAATAA
- a CDS encoding DUF1858 domain-containing protein — MLKSVLNKFAANEKVTSDMIMGDILRMHPEVVDTLIGQGMHCLGCPSSQQESLANACFVHGLDPEIVTKAVNVAIEANKQ; from the coding sequence ATGTTGAAATCCGTTCTGAATAAATTTGCTGCTAATGAAAAAGTTACGTCTGACATGATCATGGGCGATATCCTGCGTATGCATCCAGAAGTCGTCGATACCCTCATCGGTCAGGGCATGCACTGCCTGGGCTGCCCGTCTTCCCAGCAGGAAAGCCTGGCAAACGCCTGCTTCGTACATGGCCTCGACCCGGAAATTGTTACCAAAGCCGTCAACGTTGCCATTGAAGCAAACAAACAGTAA
- a CDS encoding hemerythrin domain-containing protein, with protein MYCTEVMVKQHANISRMLKVIKEICCGILEGAEIDQKEFAEILDFIRRYADGHHHRREELVLFPEMVDHLEEVASIIIKHGMLVEHDLIRAHVRALDEALKLYAQEPKTEYKLQILTEAMAYANRLQQHVEKENNVVYPLADRGLSGDIKAKIDQTVKDMEAEEGPDFAKGYMDLLDRLEKKYKIA; from the coding sequence ATGTACTGTACAGAAGTTATGGTCAAACAGCATGCCAATATTTCCCGCATGCTGAAAGTCATCAAAGAAATTTGCTGCGGCATCCTCGAAGGAGCTGAAATCGATCAGAAAGAATTCGCGGAAATCCTCGATTTCATCCGTCGTTATGCCGATGGCCATCATCATCGCCGGGAAGAACTCGTTCTCTTCCCGGAAATGGTTGACCACCTGGAAGAAGTCGCATCGATCATCATCAAGCACGGCATGCTCGTCGAACACGACCTCATCCGTGCCCACGTCCGGGCCCTCGACGAAGCATTGAAACTCTACGCCCAGGAACCGAAGACCGAATATAAACTCCAAATCCTGACGGAAGCCATGGCCTATGCCAACCGCCTGCAGCAGCACGTAGAAAAAGAAAATAACGTCGTCTACCCCTTAGCCGACCGCGGCCTCTCGGGCGACATTAAAGCCAAGATCGACCAGACCGTCAAAGACATGGAAGCGGAAGAAGGACCGGACTTCGCCAAAGGCTACATGGACCTCCTGGACCGCCTGGAAAAGAAATACAAAATCGCGTAG
- a CDS encoding tetratricopeptide repeat protein: protein MDRSEQTKKNQAINLYTWGLELLSDGGHVRDADKVGWMLIENAATQGDRDAQNYLGDAYFYSYKKDEKAAFWYTKAAEQGLPEALAMLGMLYLLGRGVTRDYIKARQYFEQALQDNEVNVEAAVAQYWLGQMYKEGIGVPKDSEKGEKLIYLAAINGYAPRGK from the coding sequence ATGGACAGAAGCGAACAGACCAAGAAAAATCAGGCCATCAATTTGTATACGTGGGGCTTAGAACTCCTCTCTGACGGCGGCCACGTCCGAGATGCCGATAAAGTGGGCTGGATGCTGATAGAAAATGCAGCCACCCAGGGCGACCGAGACGCTCAGAACTATTTAGGCGATGCCTATTTTTACAGTTACAAAAAAGATGAAAAAGCCGCCTTTTGGTACACCAAAGCCGCCGAACAAGGCCTGCCGGAAGCCCTGGCTATGCTGGGGATGTTGTATCTCCTCGGCCGTGGCGTAACACGGGACTATATCAAAGCACGCCAATACTTTGAACAAGCCTTACAAGACAACGAAGTAAATGTCGAAGCCGCTGTGGCCCAATACTGGCTGGGCCAGATGTATAAAGAAGGCATCGGTGTTCCGAAAGACAGCGAAAAAGGCGAAAAACTGATATACCTGGCCGCCATAAACGGTTATGCACCCCGTGGAAAATAA
- a CDS encoding GTPase produces MIYGIYNAGKSSIINELIREDKAKVQDIPTTDSVDSYEWNGYTIDDTPGVGAPMKHEEVTQAHLKRADIVLFVMSTTGANELKQNYERMKDIVDAGKKLIIVLNDKNSDLETNDNAIQLIKMKVIEHMEQVGIGQANANYHFVVVNARRAHKGRIEDKIRLWQKSHMEELEQVMLTELKRAGGFEVLQRAIRDVEHYMEQAIGMLSKVEGDKQIEVLHEVLVNLQEKGKQMKENLNRTITLGTQHLGTTLPQLIWNESQQGEKNVEEDVVNQLIKKHESQLIEKIDKELSFQFENICHDVSDLLQEQLEANVLKDSQNLHCVEVEKGGVQESSLQEVLNKVQEICNAENAITAGNFDSSEVDTNIGEDVLKAVAKGKALGEIGNSVGKALLGTQLGSILGKSTLGKLILPWFPPAEVIMTIVGIAQLLFGDHGEAKRKQQEAEMQNERMRQIAVAKQQAREQLQQNFQYYADDMRNKLLAAVFSNIELRMKILREPVVTEIQQLKSDTKSLMTDIDQMHHLLNGCEELRCQITDNKQIC; encoded by the coding sequence ATGATATATGGTATTTACAATGCAGGTAAAAGCAGTATCATCAATGAACTTATTCGTGAAGATAAAGCGAAAGTACAGGATATACCGACGACTGATAGCGTGGATTCTTATGAATGGAATGGATACACCATTGATGACACACCGGGAGTTGGTGCTCCGATGAAACATGAAGAAGTAACTCAGGCACATTTAAAGCGAGCTGATATCGTGCTTTTTGTGATGAGTACGACTGGAGCTAATGAATTAAAACAAAATTATGAGCGAATGAAAGATATTGTAGATGCTGGTAAAAAACTAATTATTGTTTTAAATGATAAAAATAGTGATTTAGAAACTAATGACAATGCGATTCAACTGATTAAGATGAAAGTTATCGAACACATGGAACAAGTCGGGATAGGGCAAGCTAACGCTAACTATCATTTTGTTGTTGTCAATGCTCGCAGAGCTCATAAGGGAAGAATTGAGGATAAAATTCGCTTGTGGCAAAAGTCCCACATGGAAGAGTTAGAGCAGGTAATGCTTACAGAATTAAAACGGGCGGGTGGCTTTGAAGTTCTACAAAGAGCTATTCGGGATGTGGAACATTATATGGAACAAGCCATTGGCATGCTGAGTAAAGTAGAAGGAGATAAACAGATAGAAGTACTTCATGAGGTTCTGGTCAATCTTCAAGAAAAAGGGAAACAAATGAAAGAAAACTTGAACCGAACAATCACTCTTGGCACTCAGCATTTAGGGACTACCTTACCGCAATTGATTTGGAATGAAAGTCAGCAAGGAGAAAAGAATGTCGAAGAGGACGTTGTAAATCAATTAATTAAAAAACATGAATCGCAGCTCATTGAAAAGATAGACAAAGAGCTATCTTTTCAATTTGAAAATATATGCCACGATGTGTCTGACTTATTACAAGAACAATTAGAAGCTAATGTTTTGAAGGATTCACAAAATTTGCATTGTGTAGAAGTAGAAAAGGGAGGCGTGCAAGAATCTTCTTTGCAGGAAGTATTAAATAAAGTACAGGAAATTTGCAATGCTGAAAATGCCATTACTGCCGGGAATTTTGATTCCTCTGAAGTAGATACCAACATTGGAGAAGATGTACTAAAGGCAGTTGCTAAAGGGAAGGCATTGGGCGAAATCGGTAATAGTGTAGGAAAAGCTTTGTTAGGTACGCAGCTGGGATCTATTTTGGGTAAATCAACGTTAGGGAAATTGATTCTTCCTTGGTTTCCGCCGGCTGAGGTTATCATGACTATTGTAGGTATTGCTCAACTCTTATTTGGTGATCATGGCGAAGCTAAACGAAAGCAGCAAGAAGCTGAAATGCAAAATGAAAGAATGCGACAAATCGCAGTAGCCAAACAACAAGCCAGAGAACAGTTACAGCAAAATTTTCAATATTATGCGGATGACATGAGAAATAAATTATTAGCAGCTGTATTTTCTAATATTGAATTACGTATGAAAATTTTGAGAGAACCAGTTGTAACAGAGATTCAGCAATTAAAATCAGATACAAAATCTCTAATGACAGATATTGATCAAATGCACCACTTATTAAATGGTTGTGAAGAATTACGTTGTCAAATAACAGATAATAAGCAGATTTGCTAA